The Tribolium castaneum strain GA2 chromosome 3, icTriCast1.1, whole genome shotgun sequence sequence ttaaatttgaaaaaaaaacaaatcggCACGATGTTAAAATGTGTAACGAAATCAATTTTTGGTTCTTTCTGAAACGTCAGCTACACGtagttaaaagtattttttattatattacaaAAACTAATGCATAGTTgcacataaattaaataataatttttttctctacagtatgtatgattttttcaagctTTTCTGCCCTTtatcataattaaaattaataaattaagaatgttaatataaataaattgtgaaaataCATACATactattggaaattttatcatttacaaAGTTATTCTAGAACAATGCTTTCTagcaaaaaattgtgattaaagtttttgctagcaccaaaattatttacttgaaTTTTTCGTCTTTACCTCTGTTACTTTTTTCACATGTTATAACTCAAAATCGTTGATTTCTATAATTAAATCTCTTTAAATcttggtcaaaaaaattaggtgAAAACAATGATTGACACACAAAACAtcgtaaatttaattgaaaggCTGTGTTAATAGGTACTACATTTGTTGTGAAAACTTCTATACATTcgaaagtaatttaaaaaaaaatctatgttATTTGTAAAACCGTACGCATTACTTTAAACTCCGTTCAAATATAATAAGGTGTAAAATtcctattttttgtaatgatccatttaaaaaaaaaacctcTAACAggtcgatttaatttttataaattttacgcagtattatttaatattttattcgttttagagaaattatgccgtgcttatttattattttaaatgacaatacacattttttcttctcgtttttaacagaaaactaaaataaaataaaaccaaaacaacaaaatagaaaagtTATCTTACAGATGAAAATAGCAAATATTTAGTAGaagaaacaaaattaagaaaggACAACACTTTGATAAAtagtttattgaaaaaaaaataacattttgttttttactgaTATTAGTAACGTTCTTAGGGTtttcatgaaattattttttagttcatTAAAAAGAGATTTGTCTTCGAACGCTGCTCAAccaatttttagaatttttcatgGATAAGTGAGTCTATTTATAGACCAACGAACTGGcattcagcaatttttttcaaatttggagGCCTATCTATTGACgccaaaaatctaaatttggaATCTGAAACCTTCCCCTCATGTAAGATTTAGACGGGACAACTGAATGCTccgtttaaattttattttcgtagctttggttatttatttatacattcAGCATTTTTCTTCCAACTCAAACGTCTGACTAGTTCTTAAATTAATCAGACAATTAatcgacaattttttattcttactCTGATTCGTTGTTTTCAAAGATAAGCTGCCCCTCATTCCCTTCGTACTCCTTCCCCGCCTTAGCCGTCCCATCCTCCGTCCAAAACGGCACAATCACCCTCCCTCGCGCCCCCGAACACCTAACCACTTTCAGTTCATAAGTCCCCACACTTTCCACCAACTCATGATTCTGTTCCTCAAACTTGAACAAACCTCCATGATCATCATCCAGAATAATAACCGTGGCCAAAGTGGGCGAAGCCAACACTTCCGGCGGCTTCGCCGCCCCCAGCTTAACATAAAAATGCTCATCGGGCTCAAACACATCATCATCAATAACCTCCAGAGTCAGCTTCTTCTCCTTATCACCAGGCCCAAAATGCAAAGTCCCCTTAATCGGAATATAATCACTCCCAGCTTGTGCCGTCCCATCCTCAGTCAAATAATCCACACTGACGGCATTGTCCAAGTCCCCAGTCCGTGCAATTCGCACCTCGAACTTGCCGCAACTCTCCAGGACTGTGTACTTGGAAGGTTCGAAGAAAACGCGACAGTTGGAGGCGTTGAATTCGGCAGCGCCTGATTCCCGCTGGAGTTCCGCTTTGATTTCGCTCAGGTCGCTCTGGGCGCGTTCGGAGATGCGTCGGAGGAGGTCCCCACTGCCCATCAGCTTCCTGGTGGCTTGGATGCGGTAGAAAGCGCGCGATTTCGGGCCCCGGTTGAGGAGGATCTCGTGGGCCATGCGTTCGAGGGTGCCGAGGTCGGCATGGGGGTGCTGTTGGCGCAGCTCTTTGAGGGTGGTGATGTACTCTTGCTTGATGTCGTCGTGGACGTCGTCCAGGCCGAGGAGCTCAGTGCTGCCCATCTCCAGGTTGTCGCCTTCGGCTTGGACAATCACCCCACGGCGGttcattctaaaaaaattaaaccctacgtgaaaataatcacaaagatttttttactccaaaaatGACTAGCagttttttagtaattaaaaatattttaactctGGATCCAATTCCAGTGGGTAACagcttttttatcttttatttccGTTCTTTGAGCGCCAAACTAATTTCGCTTTTCTAACCACGAAGCAATTTTTCGGCAAGGACCGTATAATTCGTATTTCCCGTCCCGGATA is a genomic window containing:
- the Calx gene encoding sodium/calcium exchanger Calx isoform X4, whose protein sequence is MTPNNTIACSPGLMLPCWEPLVDVPLVDKVGRGLVYFLSMVYLFIGVSIISDRFMAAIEVITSQEREVTIKRPGGERHIIVVRMWNETVANLTLMALGSSAPEILLSVIEIYAKNFEAGELGPGTIVGSAAYNLFVIIALCVSVIPDGEVRKIKHLSVFFVTAIWSVFAYVWLYMILALFSPGVVEIWEGLLTFMFFPLTVLTAYAADRKMYKYVKKDYRMNRRGVIVQAEGDNLEMGSTELLGLDDVHDDIKQEYITTLKELRQQHPHADLGTLERMAHEILLNRGPKSRAFYRIQATRKLMGSGDLLRRISERAQSDLSEIKAELQRESGAAEFNASNCRVFFEPSKYTVLESCGKFEVRIARTGDLDNAVSVDYLTEDGTAQAGSDYIPIKGTLHFGPGDKEKKLTLEVIDDDVFEPDEHFYVKLGAAKPPEVLASPTLATVIILDDDHGGLFKFEEQNHELVESVGTYELKVVRCSGARGRVIVPFWTEDGTAKAGKEYEGNEGQLIFENNESEKTIPLTIIEEDSYEKDVLFYVQLGEPQMSGVKVFFVPFSLRLVIKCTIYHAICGPVFLLDGY
- the Calx gene encoding sodium/calcium exchanger Calx isoform X5; the encoded protein is MTPNNTIACSPGLMLPCWEPLVDVPLVDKVGRGLVYFLSMVYLFIGVSIISDRFMAAIEVITSQEREVTIKRPGGERHIIVVRMWNETVANLTLMALGSSAPEILLSVIEIYAKNFEAGELGPGTIVGSAAYNLFVIIALCVSVIPDGEVRKIKHLSVFFVTAIWSVFAYVWLYMILALFSPGVVEIWEGLLTFMFFPLTVLTAYAADRKMYKYVKKDYRMNRRGVIVQAEGDNLEMGSTELLGLDDVHDDIKQEYITTLKELRQQHPHADLGTLERMAHEILLNRGPKSRAFYRIQATRKLMGSGDLLRRISERAQSDLSEIKAELQRESGAAEFNASNCRVFFEPSKYTVLESCGKFEVRIARTGDLDNAVSVDYLTEDGTAQAGSDYIPIKGTLHFGPGDKEKKLTLEVIDDDVFEPDEHFYVKLGAAKPPEVLASPTLATVIILDDDHGGLFKFEEQNHELVESVGTYELKVVRCSGARGRVIVPFWTEDGTAKAGKEYEGNEGQLIFENNESEKTIPLTIIEEDSYEKDVLFYVQLGEPQMSGGKDFIKCQCRPLFKTDSFSYFLLHFFRSR